A part of Melittangium boletus DSM 14713 genomic DNA contains:
- a CDS encoding carbohydrate-binding protein: MTLAAGPALAAADKDVFGITQVYPTRPGGETWSLADDALRDKRFDPQDTITRNPDGSWKMKSDKVRLSVFTSTGYDSKRIPTYDPDVLTSRGYMQAANDWKNVEMTGFVKVNAAKDMSDNFAWYARGGRHNDSLACEGSSYKGSLHYDGRVRWQKEAWHVSYEQTAYKPGTSSLKGRWVGFKSIMRNTTANGRPAVKLELWLNENADKVTWKKVYDYTDSGQMGGDTRHCGGAVNGMPLLWGGPIATFRWDSTSDVDFKWLSVREIAE, from the coding sequence GTGACCCTCGCCGCGGGTCCCGCCCTGGCCGCGGCGGACAAGGACGTGTTCGGCATCACCCAGGTCTACCCCACCAGGCCCGGTGGCGAGACGTGGTCCCTCGCCGACGACGCCCTGCGCGACAAGCGTTTCGATCCGCAGGACACCATCACCCGCAACCCGGATGGCTCCTGGAAGATGAAGAGCGACAAGGTGCGCCTGTCGGTCTTCACCTCCACCGGTTACGACTCCAAGCGCATCCCCACGTATGACCCGGACGTGCTCACGAGCCGTGGCTACATGCAGGCGGCCAATGACTGGAAGAACGTGGAGATGACGGGCTTCGTCAAGGTGAACGCCGCCAAGGACATGAGCGACAACTTCGCGTGGTACGCGCGGGGTGGCCGGCACAACGACTCGCTCGCCTGCGAGGGCTCCTCGTACAAGGGCAGCCTCCACTACGACGGCCGCGTGCGCTGGCAGAAGGAGGCCTGGCACGTGAGCTATGAGCAGACGGCCTACAAGCCGGGCACCTCGTCGCTCAAGGGCCGCTGGGTGGGCTTCAAGTCCATCATGCGCAACACGACGGCCAACGGTCGGCCCGCGGTGAAGCTGGAGCTGTGGCTCAACGAGAACGCGGACAAGGTCACCTGGAAGAAGGTCTATGACTACACGGACTCCGGCCAGATGGGCGGTGACACCCGGCACTGCGGTGGCGCCGTGAACGGCATGCCCCTGCTCTGGGGGGGGCCCATCGCCACCTTCCGCTGGGACAGCACCTCGGACGTGGACTTCAAGTGGCTGAGTGTGCGGGAAATCGCCGAATAG
- a CDS encoding Hsp20/alpha crystallin family protein → MADLPVRRGGGGTPLAQRRARGFDPFERMQELMGLDPFEQVGRMLGTEQTWTFAPAFEVKETNDAYVFKADVPGVKEEDLEISLTGDRITISGKRENERQEDSDRFYAYERSFGSFSRSFTLPEGVDAEHCVADLKEGVLHLRLPKLPEVQPKRIQVGTSEAGKQGKVKA, encoded by the coding sequence ATGGCTGATCTACCGGTACGTCGAGGAGGTGGCGGCACGCCGTTGGCCCAGAGGCGGGCACGGGGATTCGATCCCTTCGAGCGGATGCAGGAATTGATGGGGCTCGATCCCTTCGAACAAGTAGGACGCATGCTGGGCACCGAGCAGACATGGACCTTCGCCCCGGCCTTCGAGGTGAAGGAAACGAATGACGCCTATGTCTTCAAGGCGGATGTCCCCGGAGTGAAGGAGGAGGATCTGGAAATCTCCCTCACGGGGGATCGCATCACCATCAGTGGCAAGCGGGAGAATGAGCGGCAGGAGGATTCGGACCGCTTCTACGCCTACGAACGGAGCTTCGGCTCGTTCAGCCGCTCGTTCACCCTCCCCGAAGGAGTGGACGCGGAACACTGCGTGGCGGACTTGAAGGAAGGCGTCCTGCACCTGCGGCTGCCCAAGCTGCCCGAGGTGCAACCCAAGCGCATCCAGGTGGGCACATCGGAAGCCGGCAAGCAGGGCAAGGTGAAGGCCTGA
- a CDS encoding LamG domain-containing protein produces the protein MPRPSLVNTRISTPFGSNGHASSLDGRLFIGNVGEDHATTTTTWRARVFKPEAVTYDAQGKPGFGAAFSPGKTTQVKNGENALALCFPNPAQPYTLSAGTAVYQPYIFDSMMFNGPNRFRRRTLDARISQPFTTQAEVSTFTTGPLETLTTVTGAGIFGIEPTMTSDGRLLLYQGGPNNDGAIDRIMYTYNPTPCAATGWSTPRPLSMMYNDTTSGVKRYPLAWQRMKAATGEFFGDTLNGDIVRGAYPWVDHEGRNVLFMAVGFTGAAGGRREAVSLIGADTGWTAHHVDGSINTDRQDVAHLFYSGPMWNFEQERAPEQNFPPGTNNETRYLPVTKTHDVLSLFGSNTADYNEVDLGELSHPFQLLTLPMNELVTRAGTYDLTRTPDTSGRFYTGTLVGTASISASNAVTQPPSGSLWEPHGKGKALTLPGGGALTVNLTDATHTVPGVGAPVRGFSLQLAVRPDAAINQGCSGNPYRYLLAKPGGLDLIYETNGAVQMSFVINGTRTRLGWSPVLPKGVWTHLAYTWDGVSGEFGEYINGVKTGRALPVVPGTFKLGTGTLYVGAGANLDTQTCPANGEGSFQGFIDEVRFFTQARSNRSICLTTLGADCKEAAIQEEPTSSQFVMNQQHPDCNGVSALGTEACAVAMHRVCAQRGADDALASATNFYDTLQQVVGNRPPISLLGVPASASATEVNVACAPIQHESLAVTYEELTRRHAECTDERVSQSTACSAAIHRWCNSLGWTTGQLFEMTSRPWVGCFNSGLIQDVPRQQLGTASSTSVTSAESRLEVSKWCQARGYGAGVVQELGSGSVAQVHCFKPAVTRPWKFAP, from the coding sequence GTGCCCCGGCCCTCACTGGTCAACACGCGCATCTCCACGCCCTTTGGCTCCAACGGCCATGCCTCGAGCCTGGATGGGCGGCTCTTCATCGGCAACGTGGGGGAGGATCACGCGACGACGACCACCACCTGGCGGGCCCGGGTGTTCAAGCCCGAGGCGGTCACCTATGACGCCCAGGGCAAGCCGGGCTTCGGCGCCGCGTTCTCCCCGGGCAAGACGACCCAGGTGAAGAACGGCGAGAACGCGCTGGCGCTCTGCTTCCCCAACCCCGCGCAGCCCTACACGCTCTCGGCGGGCACGGCGGTCTACCAGCCCTACATCTTCGACTCGATGATGTTCAACGGGCCCAACCGCTTCCGCCGCCGCACGTTGGACGCGCGCATCAGCCAGCCCTTCACGACCCAGGCGGAGGTGTCCACGTTCACCACGGGCCCGCTGGAGACCCTGACGACGGTCACGGGCGCCGGCATCTTCGGCATCGAGCCGACGATGACCTCCGATGGGCGGCTGCTCCTCTACCAGGGCGGTCCCAACAACGACGGCGCCATCGATCGCATCATGTACACCTACAACCCCACGCCCTGCGCGGCCACGGGTTGGAGCACGCCCCGCCCGCTGTCCATGATGTACAACGACACCACGTCGGGCGTGAAACGCTACCCCCTCGCCTGGCAGCGCATGAAGGCCGCCACGGGCGAGTTCTTCGGGGACACGCTCAACGGGGACATCGTCCGGGGCGCCTACCCCTGGGTGGACCACGAGGGCCGCAACGTCCTGTTCATGGCCGTGGGCTTCACCGGAGCGGCGGGTGGCCGCCGCGAGGCGGTCAGCCTGATTGGCGCGGACACGGGGTGGACGGCCCACCACGTCGACGGAAGCATCAACACCGACCGGCAGGACGTCGCGCACCTCTTCTACTCGGGCCCCATGTGGAACTTCGAGCAGGAGCGCGCGCCCGAGCAGAACTTCCCCCCGGGCACGAACAACGAGACGCGCTACCTGCCCGTCACCAAGACGCATGACGTGCTCTCGCTCTTCGGCAGCAACACGGCGGACTACAACGAGGTGGACCTGGGCGAGCTGAGCCATCCCTTCCAGCTGCTCACCCTGCCCATGAACGAGCTGGTCACCCGCGCCGGGACATATGATTTGACGCGCACGCCCGACACCTCGGGCCGCTTCTACACGGGCACGCTCGTGGGCACGGCGAGCATCTCCGCGAGCAACGCCGTGACGCAGCCGCCCTCGGGCTCGCTGTGGGAGCCGCACGGCAAGGGCAAGGCCCTGACGCTTCCCGGCGGCGGCGCCCTCACCGTGAACCTGACCGACGCCACCCACACCGTCCCGGGCGTGGGCGCCCCCGTGCGCGGCTTCTCGCTCCAGCTCGCCGTCCGGCCGGATGCCGCCATCAACCAGGGCTGCTCCGGCAACCCCTACCGCTACCTGCTGGCCAAGCCGGGCGGGTTGGACCTCATCTACGAGACGAACGGCGCGGTGCAGATGTCCTTCGTCATCAACGGCACCCGCACGCGCCTGGGCTGGAGCCCCGTGCTGCCCAAGGGCGTGTGGACGCACCTGGCCTACACCTGGGACGGCGTGTCGGGAGAGTTCGGCGAGTACATCAACGGCGTGAAGACGGGCCGCGCGCTGCCCGTGGTGCCCGGCACCTTCAAGCTGGGCACGGGGACGCTCTACGTCGGCGCGGGCGCCAACCTGGACACGCAGACGTGCCCGGCCAACGGCGAGGGCTCGTTCCAGGGCTTCATCGACGAGGTGCGCTTCTTCACCCAGGCGCGCTCCAACCGCAGCATCTGCCTCACGACCCTGGGCGCGGACTGCAAGGAAGCCGCCATCCAGGAGGAGCCCACGAGCAGCCAGTTCGTCATGAATCAGCAACACCCGGACTGCAACGGCGTCTCGGCGCTGGGGACGGAGGCGTGCGCCGTGGCCATGCACCGCGTCTGCGCGCAGCGGGGAGCGGATGACGCCCTGGCCTCGGCCACCAACTTCTATGACACCCTCCAGCAGGTGGTGGGCAACCGTCCTCCCATCTCGCTCCTGGGCGTGCCGGCCTCCGCCTCCGCCACCGAGGTGAACGTGGCCTGCGCCCCCATCCAGCACGAGAGCCTCGCGGTGACGTACGAGGAGCTGACGCGCCGCCACGCCGAGTGCACCGACGAGCGCGTCTCCCAGAGCACCGCCTGCTCGGCGGCCATCCACCGCTGGTGCAACAGCCTCGGGTGGACGACGGGTCAGCTCTTCGAGATGACTTCCCGGCCGTGGGTGGGCTGCTTCAACTCGGGCCTCATCCAGGACGTGCCCCGGCAGCAATTGGGAACCGCCTCCAGCACCAGCGTCACCAGCGCGGAGTCCCGGCTGGAGGTCAGCAAGTGGTGCCAGGCGCGCGGCTATGGAGCGGGGGTCGTCCAGGAGCTCGGCAGCGGGAGCGTCGCCCAGGTCCACTGCTTCAAGCCCGCGGTGACCCGGCCCTGGAAGTTCGCGCCCTGA
- a CDS encoding AAA family ATPase, with the protein MSPRPDHLHSLPFEPSESVRERVAALEVLSPRQIDQRLTELGYRGQREARRAASVLAYRHVQRLRRIHLEGLAPEPGARENCLFLGPTGSGKTFLVELLFREVLGVPTVIVDATQFSETGYVGDDVRTMLSRLYEAADGDVAWASCGAICMDEFDKLATSRSDARFAGQQTTKDVSGFGVQRSLLNLLSAARADFPPDFGFTSRTPPLPLELSAITFIACGAFSGLKGTAEETGGTRERLGFGRDVRKREVAIAEQVTEEQIEQTAAFARYGFIPELIGRFSRIVSFSPLDAATLGNILEDNVLRGYEREFSLEGLELVVEPSVREWVVARALKRETGARGLRAALVPQLERVAYEHFGEPEVSTVRLVLDGEQVRAVTG; encoded by the coding sequence ATGAGCCCACGTCCCGACCACCTGCACTCCCTTCCCTTCGAGCCCAGTGAATCCGTTCGCGAGCGCGTCGCCGCCCTGGAGGTGCTCTCGCCCCGGCAGATCGATCAACGGCTCACCGAGCTGGGCTACCGGGGGCAGCGGGAGGCGAGGCGCGCGGCGTCGGTGCTGGCCTACCGCCACGTGCAGCGGCTGCGGCGCATCCACCTGGAAGGACTCGCGCCCGAGCCCGGCGCCCGCGAGAACTGCCTGTTCCTGGGCCCCACCGGCAGCGGCAAGACGTTCCTCGTGGAGTTGCTCTTCCGGGAGGTGCTGGGCGTGCCCACCGTCATCGTGGACGCCACGCAGTTCTCCGAGACGGGCTACGTGGGCGATGACGTGAGGACCATGCTCTCGCGGCTGTACGAGGCGGCGGATGGGGACGTGGCGTGGGCGTCCTGCGGCGCCATCTGCATGGACGAGTTCGACAAGCTCGCCACCAGCCGCTCGGACGCGAGATTCGCGGGACAGCAGACCACCAAGGACGTGAGCGGCTTCGGCGTCCAGCGCAGTCTGCTCAACCTGCTGAGCGCGGCGCGGGCGGACTTTCCCCCGGACTTCGGCTTCACCAGCCGCACGCCGCCCCTGCCGCTGGAGCTCTCGGCGATCACCTTCATCGCGTGCGGGGCGTTCAGCGGCCTCAAGGGCACTGCGGAGGAGACGGGGGGCACGCGCGAGCGGCTGGGCTTTGGCCGCGACGTGCGCAAGCGCGAGGTGGCCATCGCGGAGCAGGTGACGGAGGAGCAGATCGAGCAGACGGCGGCCTTCGCGCGCTACGGCTTCATTCCGGAGCTGATTGGCCGCTTCAGCCGCATCGTCTCCTTCTCGCCGCTGGACGCGGCCACGCTGGGCAACATCCTCGAGGACAACGTGCTGCGCGGCTACGAGCGCGAGTTCTCCCTCGAGGGGCTGGAGCTGGTGGTGGAGCCCTCGGTGCGCGAGTGGGTGGTGGCCCGGGCGCTCAAGCGCGAGACGGGCGCCCGCGGGCTTCGCGCCGCCCTGGTGCCCCAACTGGAGCGCGTGGCCTACGAGCACTTCGGCGAGCCCGAGGTCTCCACGGTGCGCCTGGTGCTCGACGGCGAGCAGGTGCGCGCCGTCACCGGCTGA
- a CDS encoding hybrid sensor histidine kinase/response regulator gives MSAGNDVSTPSASRPEAHGDALLSALAEVERSSPDGCLVLRSIRDEAGALVDFEWVFLNATAERMTDQLCGARLGLRFLDRSVSTRTQAHFAVFRQVVETGQSCVLELWAEGNARWLRLSLHRFQDGLVARYQDISPNKQGRLEAEALARRREGELDSAREQLMRTEKLSIAGQLAAGVGHEINNPLAFVAGNLHVALEQLTLVARDVEPSVAERLREPMLALEDARRGAERIRTIVKDLRTLARSDESRLGPVDVHAALEFSVSLAMTQVRHRARVERRYGEVPRVYANEAKLGQVFLNLIVNAAQAIPEGHAADHCITLVSRREGEQVVVEVRDTGMGMSPEVLSRVFEPFFTTKAQGEGLGLGLSICLGIVRSMKGELEAESEPGRGSVFRVSLSACEDETSAVLEPARTVADVQARKRVLVIDDEPAIGAVLRRILGRMHEVVVLHSGREALSLLGRDDGFDLVFCDLMMVDVSGMELHARLAPTHAELLSRFVYMTGGSFTDSARDFLKRIPTPRIDKPFEADVIRALVARAPPRRV, from the coding sequence ATGTCCGCCGGAAATGATGTCAGCACCCCCTCCGCCTCGCGCCCGGAGGCGCATGGAGACGCGTTGCTGAGCGCCCTGGCGGAGGTGGAGCGCTCGAGTCCGGACGGCTGCCTGGTGCTGCGCTCCATCCGGGACGAGGCCGGTGCCCTCGTCGACTTCGAGTGGGTGTTCCTCAACGCTACCGCGGAGCGCATGACGGACCAGCTCTGCGGTGCGCGCCTGGGCCTGCGGTTCCTGGACCGCTCGGTTTCCACGCGCACCCAGGCGCATTTCGCCGTGTTCCGCCAGGTGGTGGAGACGGGGCAGTCTTGTGTGCTGGAGCTGTGGGCGGAGGGGAACGCGCGATGGCTGCGCCTTTCCCTCCACCGCTTCCAGGACGGTCTGGTGGCGCGCTACCAGGACATCTCCCCGAACAAGCAGGGACGCCTGGAGGCGGAGGCGCTCGCGCGGCGGCGGGAGGGCGAGCTGGACTCGGCCCGGGAACAGCTCATGCGCACGGAGAAGCTGTCCATCGCGGGGCAGCTCGCGGCCGGCGTGGGGCATGAAATCAACAACCCGCTGGCCTTCGTCGCGGGCAACCTGCACGTGGCGCTCGAACAACTGACCCTCGTGGCGCGCGACGTGGAGCCCTCCGTGGCGGAGCGGCTGCGCGAGCCGATGCTGGCGCTGGAGGACGCGCGCCGGGGCGCGGAACGCATCCGCACCATCGTGAAGGATCTGCGCACGCTGGCGCGCTCGGATGAGTCCCGCCTGGGACCCGTGGACGTGCACGCGGCGCTGGAGTTCAGCGTGTCGCTGGCCATGACCCAGGTGCGCCACCGGGCGCGCGTGGAGCGGCGCTACGGCGAGGTACCCCGGGTGTACGCCAACGAGGCGAAGCTCGGCCAGGTGTTCCTCAACCTGATCGTCAACGCGGCCCAGGCCATTCCCGAGGGACATGCGGCGGACCATTGCATCACCCTGGTGTCGCGGCGCGAGGGGGAGCAAGTGGTGGTGGAGGTGCGCGACACCGGCATGGGCATGTCTCCCGAGGTGCTTTCCCGCGTCTTCGAGCCCTTCTTCACCACGAAGGCGCAGGGCGAGGGCCTGGGCCTGGGCTTGTCCATCTGTCTTGGCATCGTGCGCTCGATGAAGGGGGAGCTGGAGGCCGAGAGCGAGCCGGGGCGCGGCAGTGTCTTCCGGGTGTCCCTGTCGGCGTGCGAGGACGAGACCTCGGCCGTGCTGGAGCCCGCGCGGACGGTGGCGGACGTGCAGGCGCGCAAACGCGTGCTGGTCATCGATGACGAACCCGCCATTGGCGCGGTGCTGCGGCGCATCCTGGGCCGCATGCACGAGGTGGTGGTGTTGCACAGTGGACGCGAGGCGCTCTCGCTCCTGGGCCGGGACGACGGCTTCGACCTCGTCTTCTGCGATCTGATGATGGTGGATGTGTCGGGTATGGAACTGCACGCCCGACTGGCGCCGACCCACGCGGAACTGCTCTCGCGCTTCGTCTATATGACCGGCGGGAGCTTCACCGACAGCGCACGTGACTTCCTCAAGAGAATTCCCACGCCCCGCATCGACAAGCCCTTCGAGGCAGATGTCATCCGAGCGTTGGTGGCACGGGCCCCGCCCCGGCGCGTTTGA
- a CDS encoding LysM peptidoglycan-binding domain-containing protein yields MSYRIKSGDTLSAIAKSNHTTVSALMKANPQIKDANKIYAGKTLNIPGSRDSFEPAKGGAKGGGKTGGAQAGGKTGGADGAAATGPASQGPKGSPFDIAKSHLNKNAGSLKLEKNGVGADMEDWVPNNVNCANFVSACLEQAGQIKNGQHHNAVLGLQKNLDNDPNFKRVSINQAKPGDVVSLKTPGGHHVVMFAGMKNGKPQYIGSNNINSDGSQRISYSQMNYPIMSVHQYRG; encoded by the coding sequence ATGAGCTACCGCATCAAGTCCGGTGACACGCTGTCGGCCATCGCGAAGAGCAACCACACGACGGTCAGCGCGCTCATGAAGGCCAATCCGCAGATCAAGGACGCGAACAAGATCTACGCGGGCAAGACGCTGAACATCCCGGGCTCGCGCGACAGCTTCGAGCCGGCCAAGGGCGGCGCCAAGGGGGGTGGCAAGACGGGCGGCGCGCAGGCGGGTGGCAAGACGGGCGGCGCGGATGGCGCCGCGGCCACGGGTCCGGCGTCGCAGGGTCCCAAGGGCAGCCCGTTCGACATCGCCAAGTCGCACCTGAACAAGAACGCCGGCAGCCTCAAGCTGGAGAAGAACGGCGTGGGCGCGGACATGGAGGACTGGGTCCCCAACAACGTCAACTGCGCCAACTTCGTCTCCGCGTGCCTGGAGCAGGCGGGGCAGATCAAGAACGGCCAGCACCACAACGCCGTGCTCGGCCTGCAGAAGAACCTGGACAACGACCCGAACTTCAAGCGCGTGTCCATCAACCAGGCCAAGCCGGGTGACGTGGTGAGCCTCAAGACGCCGGGCGGTCACCACGTGGTGATGTTCGCCGGGATGAAGAACGGCAAGCCCCAGTACATCGGCTCCAACAACATCAATAGCGATGGCTCGCAGCGCATCAGCTACTCGCAGATGAACTACCCCATCATGTCCGTCCACCAGTACCGCGGCTAA
- a CDS encoding DUF3817 domain-containing protein, with the protein MLTTPLGRFRLVAFWEGLSFLILLLIAMPLKYKLGMPQAVRAVGMAHGVLFIAYLFTLMTAALEHRWGFKRVTVAFLASLVPGGTFWLDAQLRREAREPSTLGAS; encoded by the coding sequence ATGTTGACCACGCCCCTTGGACGCTTCCGCCTCGTTGCCTTCTGGGAAGGACTGTCCTTTCTCATCCTCCTGCTCATCGCCATGCCCCTGAAATACAAGCTGGGCATGCCCCAGGCGGTGCGGGCGGTGGGCATGGCGCACGGGGTGTTGTTCATCGCCTACCTGTTCACGCTGATGACGGCGGCGCTCGAGCACCGCTGGGGCTTCAAGCGGGTGACGGTGGCCTTCCTCGCCTCGTTGGTGCCGGGCGGGACGTTCTGGCTCGACGCTCAGCTGCGCCGCGAGGCGCGGGAACCCTCCACGCTGGGCGCGTCGTAG
- the treZ gene encoding malto-oligosyltrehalose trehalohydrolase, with protein sequence MEQAVKTRGQVARLGAWVEEGVGVRWRVWAPSHRQVEVVLHGQDGQPGDVLPLRDEGGGFFTATLAGQGAGVRYKLRVDGEGPFPDPWSRSQPEGVHGPSEVVVPDFAWTDAGWKGADPKAQVIYEVHVGTATPEGTFDALIPQLDTLKALGVTTLELLPLASWPGTRNWGYDGVALFAPPAVYGGPEGLRRLVDAAHARGLAVLIDAVYNHFGPDGNYLRCYSPHYFTGKHHTPWGEAINYDGEGSAVVRELVLSNVEMWIRDYHADGLRLDAAHAIIDDSKPHLLTQIPERARAAAEGRSVVIIAEDDRNDTRLVASPDKGGHALEGVWADDFHHQLRRAFAGDSEGYYADYTGSVADIARTLRQGWFYEGQTSQVHKKPRGTPASSLEPWHFVHCIQNHDQIGNRAQGERLGADVSPAAYRAMSTLLLLSPYTPLLFQGQEWNASTPFIYFTDHNAELGKLVTEGRRKEFAGFSKFSGDTVPDPQARETFTRSKLDWSEADKPEHAGVLALYRELLHLRSTEPSLQPRGRGTYDARPLGDNGLVLERQGPEDSFQVIVAVKGRLEYPLPETARLVLWSEAVRFGGADEKSPLRAGVLALDGPSAVVVRLTK encoded by the coding sequence ATGGAACAAGCCGTGAAGACGCGAGGCCAGGTGGCTCGATTGGGTGCGTGGGTGGAGGAGGGCGTGGGGGTGCGGTGGCGGGTCTGGGCTCCGTCGCACCGACAGGTCGAGGTGGTGTTACACGGACAGGATGGGCAGCCAGGCGATGTGCTGCCCCTGCGCGACGAGGGCGGGGGCTTCTTCACCGCCACGCTCGCGGGCCAGGGCGCGGGCGTGCGCTACAAGCTGCGCGTGGATGGCGAGGGCCCCTTTCCGGACCCCTGGAGCCGATCCCAGCCGGAGGGCGTGCATGGCCCGTCCGAGGTGGTGGTGCCGGACTTCGCGTGGACGGACGCCGGATGGAAGGGCGCGGATCCCAAGGCCCAGGTCATCTATGAGGTGCACGTGGGCACGGCCACGCCCGAGGGCACCTTCGACGCGCTGATTCCCCAGCTGGACACCCTCAAGGCGCTGGGCGTCACCACGCTGGAGCTGTTGCCGCTGGCGAGCTGGCCGGGCACGCGCAACTGGGGCTATGACGGCGTGGCGCTCTTCGCCCCTCCGGCCGTGTATGGCGGCCCCGAGGGCCTGCGGCGCCTCGTCGACGCGGCCCACGCGCGGGGGCTCGCGGTGCTCATCGACGCCGTCTACAACCACTTCGGACCGGACGGGAACTACCTGCGCTGCTACTCGCCGCACTACTTCACCGGCAAGCACCACACGCCCTGGGGCGAGGCCATCAACTACGACGGCGAGGGCTCCGCGGTGGTGCGCGAGCTGGTGCTCTCCAACGTGGAGATGTGGATCCGCGACTACCACGCGGACGGCCTGCGCCTGGACGCGGCCCACGCCATCATCGACGACAGCAAGCCGCACCTGCTCACCCAGATTCCCGAGCGCGCCCGGGCCGCGGCCGAGGGCCGGAGCGTGGTCATCATCGCCGAGGATGATCGCAACGACACGCGGCTGGTGGCCTCCCCGGACAAGGGCGGACATGCGCTGGAGGGTGTCTGGGCGGATGACTTCCACCACCAACTGCGCCGGGCCTTCGCCGGGGACAGCGAGGGCTACTACGCCGACTACACCGGGAGCGTGGCGGACATCGCGCGCACGCTGCGCCAGGGCTGGTTCTACGAGGGTCAGACCTCCCAGGTGCACAAGAAGCCCCGGGGCACGCCCGCGTCCTCCCTGGAGCCGTGGCACTTCGTGCACTGCATCCAGAATCACGATCAGATTGGCAACCGGGCACAGGGTGAGCGCCTGGGCGCGGACGTGTCTCCGGCGGCCTACCGCGCCATGAGCACGCTGCTCCTGCTCTCGCCGTACACGCCGCTGCTCTTCCAGGGCCAGGAGTGGAACGCGAGCACGCCCTTCATCTACTTCACGGACCACAACGCCGAGCTGGGCAAGCTGGTGACGGAGGGACGGCGCAAGGAGTTCGCGGGCTTCTCGAAGTTCTCCGGTGACACGGTGCCGGATCCCCAGGCCCGGGAGACCTTCACCCGCTCGAAGCTCGACTGGAGCGAGGCGGACAAGCCGGAGCACGCGGGGGTGCTCGCCCTGTACCGCGAGCTGCTGCACCTGCGCTCCACCGAGCCCTCGCTCCAGCCGAGGGGCCGCGGCACCTACGATGCGCGGCCCCTGGGGGACAACGGACTGGTGCTCGAGCGCCAGGGTCCGGAGGACTCGTTCCAGGTCATCGTCGCGGTGAAGGGACGCCTGGAGTACCCGTTGCCAGAGACGGCCCGCCTCGTCCTCTGGAGCGAAGCGGTTCGCTTCGGCGGCGCGGACGAGAAGTCGCCGCTGCGTGCCGGGGTGCTGGCGCTCGACGGCCCGTCGGCCGTGGTGGTCCGGCTGACGAAGTGA
- a CDS encoding outer membrane beta-barrel protein has product MRAKKKSWSIGAIAVAGLLAVPALAQERGEARVFNPDRTGRNLSRDLSVGVGAGVNAFTGNLGRATDTGGYLGIQADARPSSIIGLELGYEGSRNNFTNLSGGLWRHNVGALAKVGPELGRNHNLRPFVGAGVGMSVINPSGGGELLYNNDFVGEVPLAVGIDYNIGNVRAGARATYRLVGGQDQGALQTGDIANVGLQVGGAF; this is encoded by the coding sequence ATGAGAGCAAAAAAGAAGAGCTGGAGCATCGGCGCCATCGCGGTGGCGGGTCTGCTGGCCGTGCCCGCCCTGGCGCAGGAGCGAGGAGAGGCGCGCGTCTTCAATCCGGACCGGACGGGACGAAACCTGTCCCGGGACCTGAGCGTGGGCGTGGGAGCGGGCGTGAATGCCTTCACCGGCAACCTCGGCCGGGCCACGGACACGGGAGGCTACCTGGGCATCCAGGCGGATGCCCGGCCCTCATCCATCATCGGCTTGGAGCTCGGCTACGAGGGCTCGCGCAACAACTTCACGAACCTCTCGGGCGGCTTGTGGCGGCACAACGTGGGCGCGCTCGCCAAGGTGGGGCCCGAACTGGGACGCAACCACAACCTGCGGCCCTTCGTGGGAGCGGGCGTGGGCATGAGCGTCATCAACCCCAGCGGCGGCGGAGAGTTGCTCTACAACAACGACTTCGTCGGGGAGGTGCCCCTGGCGGTGGGCATTGACTACAACATCGGGAACGTCCGGGCCGGCGCGCGCGCCACCTACCGCCTGGTGGGCGGCCAGGACCAGGGCGCCCTCCAAACGGGTGACATCGCCAACGTCGGCTTGCAGGTGGGCGGCGCGTTCTGA